The Mangifera indica cultivar Alphonso unplaced genomic scaffold, CATAS_Mindica_2.1 Un_0051, whole genome shotgun sequence nucleotide sequence CAGAGGATTCCAAGAGGCAATTGTTGGCTGTGTCTTCAAAGCTAGATGAATTCCAGAAGCAGCTTCTAGAGCTATCTGCATCTGAGGGAGCTCGCCTTAGTGAGCTTCAGAAGATATCACAAGAGCAGGATCAATCATGGCAGTCTGAGCTTGAGGGTGTGCAGAAGCAGCACTTGATCGACTCAGATGCCTTGACATCTGTCTTGAATGAGATTCAACATCTTAAGGCTCAGCTTGAAATGGTAGCTGAATCTGAGGATGCACAGACCAAACACTCAGAATCTGCACATGTGGAGCTTCAAAGCTTGAAAGGAAATCTGATAGAAACTCTTTCCCTCGTGGAGAACATGAAAAACCAGCTAAGGGACGGCAAAGAGTCAGAAATTCAGGCTGAACAATTGGCCAGTGAAACTCTGGTGCAACTTGGAACTGCTAAATCAACGGTAGAGGCTCTCAGGTCAGATGGTATGAAAGCCATTGAAGCATACAACTCCATTGCTTCAGAATTAGACCAGTCAAGAGCACGAGTAAACTTGTTAGAAGGGCTTGTTAGCAAACTTGAAGCAGACCAGAATAATGCTGGTAGAAACCCTTCTCAAAATTTTGTGGGTGTTCATGATCCAAAacaagaaatagaagaaaaccGAAAGACCCTGGAATCAAAGCATCTTGAAGATGAGATTCATACTTTGAAGTCAGAGGTTGAACGGTTATGGTGTGCTCTAGAAATTAGTGAGTCCaacttccttgaagaacaaatCCAGAGCACAGTGCAGATAAAAAGTGCTTATGAGCTGGTGGAGCAGATAAAATCTGGGATAGGCCTAAGAATGGCTGAACTGGAAGCCGGgctgaataaaacaaaatctgACATTGAAGAGTTGAAAGCAAACCAAATAGATAAGGAAACTGAATTGCAGGGAATTTCCGAGGAGAATGAGGACCTACGTATGAAACTCAAGAAAACCATATCGGGCCAAGGAGAATCTGAACTGGACAATGACTTTACGAAACTTAAGAAAGCTGTGTTAGATTTGAAGGCAAATTTAATGGATAAGGAGACACAACTACAGAATTTTTCTGAGGAGAATGAGATGCTGAAGCTGGAAATTAGCAAATGGGAAACGGACATGCATAAAGTGAATACTGAGGTGGATTCTGAAGTAGCTGCAGCTAGGGCTGCAGAGGAAGAGGCTCTCACGAAGCTTGGGCTTGCGATGGAGGAGGCAGATAAGAGTAACAGGAGGACTGCAAGAGTAACTGAGGAGCTTGAGGCAGCACAGGCAGCAAATTCTGAAGCGGAGGCAGAGTTGAGAAGGCTAAAAGTGCAGTCTGATCAATGGAGGAAGGCTGCAGAGGCAGCTGCTGCTCTGCTCTCAGGAGCAAACAATGGGACATTTGGCTCATTTGACAGCAACTATAACCATGTCACTGGAAAAATAAGCCCACCGTTGTCTGaatatattgatgatgatctgctgaagaagaagaatggaaACATGCTTAAGAAAATCGGAGTGCTGTGGAAGAAACCACAGAAATAGAAACAACACAGCATGTAGAACATGTTCCCTACTTTCTTGTAGTGTTGCATTACCCTCAAGTTTTCTTTCACCAATCCTATCTAAATGGTCCATATTTGCTACTTTTGACAGATACTTCAATCCACCCAAACAGCTAATTTATTTTGTGATGAAGTGAAAATGGGCACTCTGCAAATATCCTTATTAGTAATCTTGTAACAGTACTTAGCTTATTGTACTTATTTCTTGGCCTAGTCATGGATGTTTTCTACTGTAGTAGTGCATAATGTATTAATATGCAAGAACTGGAGTTTCACATGCTTGGGATTGTAGAACATATGTATGTTTTCAGAAATCACAGCATCTAATGGGGGATTAAAACTGTACTTCAGTGCAGAAATAAGATGGATATTCCtcagaaataattaattttaattataccgAAATGCAAGCTAATATGAATACGGGTTGAATATTATGTTTACATTTTAGAGCAAGACAAAGGGGCCTTGTACATCTCTCTACCGTATATTTAACAAGCCATGaaactatgtatacaattttatatataaataatgatacattattatacaattgagtattttttttttaatttttaactattaaattatatgatgacatgtcattatttgtgcatataacattacttcTAGTTTATTAGTTGAGAGTCTTTTAATtgacataataataaataagttaaaaatttcatcataaatacatataaaataacaataaaactatatgtacaaataatatgtataattttatatataaataatgacatattattatataattatgtattatttatttttaattttattttatttaatcgtatgataatatattattatttatacatattatttatgtatatacttCTCCTCGTAAACAAATTCGTAAAAGTGTTTTAGGCAATGGCCTCATTTAGACCCACTCAAGCTCATGAATTCATTATTGATTTGGAGCCTTTATAACTTGCAAAAACTTATCAAGTGACACATGGTATTTATCCtaagagaatttttttaattataaatctggCCAAAAGACATTTCCCAGGCagggtttgttgaaatgacaaaatcccaccaattttaagttaaaaaaaattaaattttcatccattttatACTTTCATTAGTGAATTCTGTTAATTAAACGAGTAGAAAAGTCATTTTGtatgtattattttacttattcttCCTTTTCATACTGACATATATTTGGggtaaattgtcattttcttaatatattagagttgttaaaaatttttatgagggtttttgataatttgaaaaatgtttgaggtgcttttaaaaattttaaaattttaatgtccctcaataatttcaaaaagtaATAGTTATACTCTCAAAAACCTAACAAAATCtaacattttaaacttaattagagtcttcatatttttaagagtttaaataataaaattttaaattaataaaaatatattaataatttgatatttttattaagtattgataatagttttgtaattttaattaaaaaaataatcatttatgagAAAACCAAACAGAACTCAATAATGAAAGCAAAAGACGgttaaatttttggttttttgaaaCTGAAGGGGTTAGAATGtttttcatcaaatcttggTGGGACACAGTTATTTTGCACAAAAGTTTCTAAATATTAACTCCGTCAAAAGAACAAACAGGTCTCATTCATGGTGGGCTGCAACAGGCCCAAACAAACAACGACTACGAAATGTAAGGGGCGCTCTGCAAACGACTGAACAAGAGGCCTAAGGAACTTGTCGGCTTTTTAATAAATccaaaaattagggtttttgacATGGTGATCGCGGCTTTAGTAGTATTTTCTTACTGCAGCTCTCAACGGCTCAACCTTTCAAGCTTTTTCGTCAGAGTCGCATAGGCTTCATCATACAGCAACCATGGGGTAAGGATTTTTGCTTAACCCGTTTTCAACTTTGCGGGAACAATTGTTTATTTTCCTTATATGTCTGTTTATGGAAAATAGAGAGCCTgtgaattttgtgtttattgtaacatctaacatatttttatattttgatactAGACTTGTTTGATGAGTGTGTATgaatgaaaacatcaaattacTATGGCGGGTTAATATTTGCTACACTTGATGGGGTGCTCTTAACTCCATTTGATGATTCTTATCCAACAATATCTCTGAGGCCGCTTtgtacttttaattttatctattttttaatgcatatcAAAAGTCAGAATTAGGGAAAAGACTTGTTTAGGTTTGGTCATTAGGGGTTGAAGGCAGTGTTCAAGATGTTCATGTGTGTTATATAAGGGAAGATGATTCATTTTGGATTTGATTAATTCCTGTGTttgaataaacaaaagaaaaagaaaactaagtGTGTCATATAGGGAAATTTGGCATTCATTTTTCATATTGGATGGATAAACTGTTTGCAGGAAGACACGCGGAATGGGAGCTGGTCGCAAGTTGAAGACCCACCGGAGAAACCAAAGGTGGGCTGATAAGGCATATAAAAAGTCCAACCTCGGCAATGAGTGGAAGAAGCCATTTGCTGGCTCCTCTCACGCCAAAGGCATTGTTCTTGAGAAAATGTAGGGTGAAATCTCTTGGTCACGTAGTATATCATGctttaaagttatagtttttttaCATAATCGGTGACAGTACTTTGGCTGGCTGAGTATTGCAGTGGTATTgaagcaaaacaaccaaattctgcTATTAGAAAATGTGCAAGAGTCCAGCTAATTAAGAATGGAAAGAAGATTGCAGCTTTTGTTCCAAATGATGGTTGTTTGAACTACAttgaagaaaatgtaagaattgtTTGGGATTTAATGTAACTTTGGGTTCGAAAGTTGAAAGCAAGTCGATTTCTTAAGCCACATTATGATGTTTCTTGTATGGTTGGTATCCAGGACGAAGTGCTAATTGCAGGATTCGGTCGTAAGGGGCATGCTGTTGGAGATATTCCTGGGGTCAGATTTAAGGTTGTAAAAGTTTCAGGTGTGTCTCTTCTAGCCCTCTTCAAAGAGAAGAAGGAGAAACCAAGGTCATGAACATTCACGTCAAATTTGAGTAGTTTATTTCCCCAAATCCCTATCAATTTTTCCCTTTTACATTTTATATGTACTGCCTTAAAGTGAATATTTTCGAATTTGATCTTTTCGTTTATGTGAGTGGCTTCTTGAAAGATGATTTTTGGTATTAGAGAATTTTGTTTAATGAAGATTTATGTTTCTCCTGTTTGAGatgaaaaatctttattttctttttcttttttttcttttgatgacTGGGAAACCCGATCTGACTTCATCGGATAGGTAAGTCTCCAGGCGAAGTTGTTCTCCTATTcgagatgaaatttttttttaatgatcgGAGAACCCAACTTGACTTTATAAGACAGATAAATCTTGACATATAGTGACTGGACTCATAAACACTGCACCGAATaatttagggtttcattttattGTAGCACTTTATTATTCAATCCAAAATTAAACAGTACAACTTCTTCACATGTAAGAGAGATCATGTTAGTCGAATTTTGGGTTTTCACAAGAGGTCTTGTCGTTTAAGCATTCAAACTAACCCTTAGtgtcttattttgtttttgttgcttaGTATTGGAGCAAAAGCTTACCCCGGggtcttattttgtttttgttgcttaGTATTGGAGCTACCGTTTTGACCCCCAAATGACTAAATTGCAGATATGGTTGGTGGCATTTGTTTTCAATACTGTAAATTGTAATGTATTGCTGTCAGTACAGTTCAATTTTATACAGTGTAATCTAATATGGTCAATTAAGTTTAATATGATGTTAGTAATGCTTTGTATACgcttttttaatatacaatcggatacatagatgatatgtcatcatttgattgagttttatttatttttaatttaaaataatttaattatatgataacacgttATCtgtatacctaattatatactaaaaaatatgtacacatcgTTTTATTATTTCACTAAGATTATATCACAATTAccttataatttagataaaatgaatatttaaataaaagaaaatatttcaaaaattatcaaaaattagagttagattgtgtaataattaaaacaaaaatataaaatacaatagaGGGtacagatataaaatttgttctattaattttattaaggttaaatttatataaaataaaaataaggatTATTAATCATATTAGATGGGAGCAGTAGTCACTTCTCAAACTTGaaattgataacaaaaatgTTTTTGAGAAGTGTCTTTTTAGGGGTGGATATAAACCGAGTTGAATTTAAACacttttttattcgaatttagtttaattgaaaaataattcggtttgaattaGTTGAGTCAACATTAAAGGTGGTtcgagttcaatttgaataaaaatgattcaattcgagtttgatttgaatttatagtttaaatctatGATTCGAATATATGGTTCAGATTTATGGTTCGAATTAGTAATTCATTGACCAAACAACGTCATTCAACAATTACTTAAcgtaattcaaatcgaatcacgAGTCAAGTTCgaactaaatcaaactatttaccTGGCTTGTAAGTCAAACCTAGTTGAATTCTCTTTAATTCGAattatgttagttttcaaaccaGTTGAATTTcctaactcaaacttgattcaaatttgaattataagaATTCTAGTTGAGTCGAATTAAACCGAGCCTGAGTCAGTGTGGTTCGGGTCCAACACTATGCTTAAGTTGGATTTTGATTTACCAACCTGTTGGCCCACCTTTTCAAGGGTAAATTTGTCCTTTTAAGTAGAAAAGCTTCTGACTCTATTTGTCAAGCTTCTCATCACTGCCTTATACAATATCTCGAAAcaattaagaattgaaaatttcaaattgatcATTTGATTGACAAATCTATTCTGTTCTCTCAAcgtgaaattcaaaatttacagCTATTTATCATATTCAAATGCTAAAAGAAGATTTTACGAGCCCCACTTTTCAATTAAGAATGTGGAATCTTATGacttaacaattttatattaactttggAAATTTTCATCAAAGATTTTGTCTAATTATATACCAATCTTTTAGAAAatgttagattcgaattgatttagtttgagtttgactcactATTTGAATGAAGTAAGTCGAATTCGAATTGAAGTAAtttcaatttatcaaatttaaacctATCTTGAGATCAACGTTGGCATCAGAGATTGTCTCATTGACAATGACTTTTCTTTATCTCCAATACTCCTTCTCTactgattcttcttcttcttcttctttagctTGGTTTGAAGCTAGTCATTTTAGATTCCAATGGAGCACTAATTGAcccttattaaaatttaagttaactCAAGTTcacctttattttttaaacatttatataaacctaaaaAAGGTAGTGatgtttcaataaatttatcaaaaagcaaaatttaatattgatcGTTTTCTTGGAAGgctagaataatatttaaattgattacagaacaatttatatttaacaagAAATTTCATCCGAATCGAATCGTTTCTTTAAAACTTAACAAACCgaataagttaaagtttaaaTCTAGTAACCGATTCCATAatcactaaattaaataaattaaaaatattattttgatatgccACTTAGAAAGACTTGAATCCAAACTTCCCATCTTGAAAGCTCACCTATTTACCATCCAAACCATTGCTTGGGTGATTACTGAACAATTAGTCATGCCCAAATTTTTTAACTTGGATTTGGTGAGAGGAGAGAGGCAAAAGTCCATCCCGAAATTGGTGCTCATGCCACACAGAATTTCCAATACTTGTATAGAAGGAAATCCCAACGAACccattatcatatgattattattaatcCTAAGAATCAACATCAAAATAAGAAGCAATCATGTAGAATATATTGAAAACaccaaaagaaaattccaaatttCACTGCAAACAAATCCAACAACAGTTTGAGAATTTCAGAGAGTTCAGAATGCATAAACCATGAAACATCACTCTCACTCATTCACTCTTTTCTCAAAGATAGTACATTTCATGTTATATCACTTCACTTCTTTGCCTAGCAAATCTCATATCTCCTATAGAGCCTATAGTTTAtactagaaaacaaaaaaatttaattaaaaaacaaatgggaaatgaaaatgaagtgGAGATCTGATAAAACAAGAATTTCTATGCCTTGTTTGTTTTCACATTAAAGGGCTATTAACCAGTCCATGCCAAGTTGAATTGAGTCCATTCCAGCTTTCTTTTGCTAAATCAATTTCACCACCCATGTTCCCATGATGATGATCTGCATTAAGCTGCTGCCATGGAAATCCCCACAGAACCCTAGAATTTTCACTTTCTCTGTTATAGCAAGGCTCTTGTTTCATTGTTGTGACTGTCACAGCTGTTGTTGTTGCATTAGTACTTGCCATTTCTGGATATGGCAGCAACATTTCCCCGCTGAAGCCAACACCACCAACATTATTGTTATCTACATCTCCCATACTTTGGCCATTCCCAAACCCGTAATACAGATTCTGATAATTGTTCTGGGTTTCGAGAAATCCACTCCTGAGAGCATCAAGGAAGGCTGGAGATGAAGCACAAGAGTTGTTAATATTAGGGTTTCCAAGAATGGTATCAGTGCAATGGGTGTTTGTGGGATTgcccaaaatagaaaaatca carries:
- the LOC123206833 gene encoding interactor of constitutive active ROPs 3-like isoform X1 yields the protein MLFTVHSWLSFVLSLLLMVMILLFEFFSLKLCSTENGYRLRSFRGDEASKISVFYIELREKKGTSKRSGSSGVPLKVSSQAAQKLNTSALESKSASSSNQTCRTAKERSPKVVERRTPRSPVTERKRPSRISELESQISQLQEDLKKAKDQLSSSESCKNQAQQDAEDSKRQLLAVSSKLDEFQKQLLELSASEGARLSELQKISQEQDQSWQSELEGVQKQHLIDSDALTSVLNEIQHLKAQLEMVAESEDAQTKHSESAHVELQSLKGNLIETLSLVENMKNQLRDGKESEIQAEQLASETLVQLGTAKSTVEALRSDGMKAIEAYNSIASELDQSRARVNLLEGLVSKLEADQNNAGRNPSQNFVGVHDPKQEIEENRKTLESKHLEDEIHTLKSEVERLWCALEISESNFLEEQIQSTVQIKSAYELVEQIKSGIGLRMAELEAGLNKTKSDIEELKANQIDKETELQGISEENEDLRMKLKKTISGQGESELDNDFTKLKKAVLDLKANLMDKETQLQNFSEENEMLKLEISKWETDMHKVNTEVDSEVAAARAAEEEALTKLGLAMEEADKSNRRTARVTEELEAAQAANSEAEAELRRLKVQSDQWRKAAEAAAALLSGANNGTFGSFDSNYNHVTGKISPPLSEYIDDDLLKKKNGNMLKKIGVLWKKPQK
- the LOC123206833 gene encoding interactor of constitutive active ROPs 3-like isoform X2, whose amino-acid sequence is MQTPKTRSGSSGVPLKVSSQAAQKLNTSALESKSASSSNQTCRTAKERSPKVVERRTPRSPVTERKRPSRISELESQISQLQEDLKKAKDQLSSSESCKNQAQQDAEDSKRQLLAVSSKLDEFQKQLLELSASEGARLSELQKISQEQDQSWQSELEGVQKQHLIDSDALTSVLNEIQHLKAQLEMVAESEDAQTKHSESAHVELQSLKGNLIETLSLVENMKNQLRDGKESEIQAEQLASETLVQLGTAKSTVEALRSDGMKAIEAYNSIASELDQSRARVNLLEGLVSKLEADQNNAGRNPSQNFVGVHDPKQEIEENRKTLESKHLEDEIHTLKSEVERLWCALEISESNFLEEQIQSTVQIKSAYELVEQIKSGIGLRMAELEAGLNKTKSDIEELKANQIDKETELQGISEENEDLRMKLKKTISGQGESELDNDFTKLKKAVLDLKANLMDKETQLQNFSEENEMLKLEISKWETDMHKVNTEVDSEVAAARAAEEEALTKLGLAMEEADKSNRRTARVTEELEAAQAANSEAEAELRRLKVQSDQWRKAAEAAAALLSGANNGTFGSFDSNYNHVTGKISPPLSEYIDDDLLKKKNGNMLKKIGVLWKKPQK
- the LOC123206839 gene encoding 40S ribosomal protein S23, yielding MGKTRGMGAGRKLKTHRRNQRWADKAYKKSNLGNEWKKPFAGSSHAKGIVLEKIGIEAKQPNSAIRKCARVQLIKNGKKIAAFVPNDGCLNYIEENDEVLIAGFGRKGHAVGDIPGVRFKVVKVSGVSLLALFKEKKEKPRS
- the LOC123206837 gene encoding dof zinc finger protein DOF2.1-like isoform X2, coding for MDASNGQHQEMASHSLENMLACSKAQQERKPRPQPEQALKCPRCDSTNTKFCYYNNYSLTQPRYFCKSCRRYWTKGGTLRNVPVGGGCRKNKRSSSSSSSKRSQEQSITSPITNPLTNLSYDSNDLTLAFARLQKQASGQLGFDEPDFSILGNPTNTHCTDTILGNPNINNSCASSPAFLDALRSGFLETQNNYQNLYYGFGNGQSMGDVDNNNVGGVGFSGEMLLPYPEMASTNATTTAVTVTTMKQEPCYNRESENSRVLWGFPWQQLNADHHHGNMGGEIDLAKESWNGLNSTWHGLVNSPLM
- the LOC123206837 gene encoding dof zinc finger protein DOF2.1-like isoform X1 — protein: MDASNGQHQVGNEMASHSLENMLACSKAQQERKPRPQPEQALKCPRCDSTNTKFCYYNNYSLTQPRYFCKSCRRYWTKGGTLRNVPVGGGCRKNKRSSSSSSSKRSQEQSITSPITNPLTNLSYDSNDLTLAFARLQKQASGQLGFDEPDFSILGNPTNTHCTDTILGNPNINNSCASSPAFLDALRSGFLETQNNYQNLYYGFGNGQSMGDVDNNNVGGVGFSGEMLLPYPEMASTNATTTAVTVTTMKQEPCYNRESENSRVLWGFPWQQLNADHHHGNMGGEIDLAKESWNGLNSTWHGLVNSPLM